A genomic segment from Coturnix japonica isolate 7356 chromosome 26, Coturnix japonica 2.1, whole genome shotgun sequence encodes:
- the ETV7 gene encoding transcription factor ETV7 isoform X1, with translation MHLISFPQGEVMLGSSSTVAAALIPPRGRHTRNDEGQGLALPGRLSEWGIQPFLWSKDDVIHWLRWAEREYSLQQTDESKFEMNGKALCILTKDDFRFRAPGSGDVLYELLRYIKTQRRALMCSPLLNSPFQEAKGTGEGLWKMSWDPPECSMRFSLLGMDRDSEAAPDAPSPCLKHTEPSPSRSLHEPLNLSHPSTEGSCRTGSIYSFPTAPLAAVDGKITDCRLLWDYIYQLLSDSRYEPYIKWEDKEAKLFRIVNPHGLAQLWGNHKNRMNMTYQKMSRALRHYYKLNIIKREPGQKLLFRFLKTPGEIIQEKSSRLEQLENEEHEELKEELLEVSVQDTMEGCMCSAVHGDLCSAGKCQHLLLPAQKAAEGVLDSKSCLEPKL, from the exons ATGCATTTAATCTCTTTTCCCCAGGGTGAAGTGATGCTCGGCTCTTCCAGCACAGTGGCTGCAGCTTTGATTCCACCCCGGGGCAGACACACACGCAACGATGAGGGGCAGGGCCTGGCATTGCCTGGCAGGCTGAGTGAGTGGG GAATCCAGCCCTTTTTGTGGAGTAAGGACGATGTCATCCACTGGCTTAGATGGGCAGAGAGAGAATATTCCCTTCAGCAAACGGATGAAAGCAAGTTTGAAATGAATGGCAAAGCCCTTTGCATCCTCACCAAGGACGACTTCAGGTTCCGTGCTCCTGGCTCAG GTGATGTGTTGTATGAATTACTCCGGTACATTAAGACGCAAAGAAGAGCTCTGATGTGCAGCCCTTTGCTGAATTCACCCTTCCAAGAGGCCAAGGGCACAGGGGAAG GGCTCTGGAAGATGTCCTGGGACCCACCTGAGTGCAGCATGAGGTTTTCCCTTTTAGGGATGGACAGAGATTCAGAGGCTGCACCAGATGCTCCCTCACCCTGCCTGAAGCACACTGAGCCATCCCCATCCCGCAGCCTCCACGAGCCCCTGAACCTCTCCCACCCCAGCACTGagggcagctgcaggacagGATCCATCTATTCTTTTCCTACAGCCCCATTGGCAGCAGTGGATGGGAAAATCACAG actgcaggctgctgtgggaTTACATCTACCAGCTCCTGTCCGACAGCCGCTATGAGCCCTACATCAAGTGGGAGGACAAGGAGGCCAAGCTATTCCGCATCGTTAACCCCCATGGACTCGCCCAGCTCTGGGGGAACCACAAG aACCGGATGAACATGACATATCAGAAGATGTCCCGAGCACTCAGACATTACTACAAGCTTAACATCATCAAAAGGGAGCCGGGACAGAAGCTGCTGTTCAG ATTTCTGAAGACACCCGGGGAGATCATCCAGGAGAAATCCAGCAGgttggagcagctggagaacGAAGAGCATGAGGAGCTcaaagaagagctgctggaggttTCAGTACAGGACACCATGGAAGGCTgcatgtgcagtgctgtgcatggggacttgtgctctgctgggaagtgccagcacctcctgctccctgcacagaaggcagcagagggggTCCTGGATTCCAAAAGCTGCCTTGAGCCAAAGCTGTGA
- the ETV7 gene encoding transcription factor ETV7 isoform X7 encodes MQGEVMLGSSSTVAAALIPPRGRHTRNDEGQGLALPGRLSDVLYELLRYIKTQRRALMCSPLLNSPFQEAKGTGEGLWKMSWDPPECSMRFSLLGMDRDSEAAPDAPSPCLKHTEPSPSRSLHEPLNLSHPSTEGSCRTGSIYSFPTAPLAAVDGKITDCRLLWDYIYQLLSDSRYEPYIKWEDKEAKLFRIVNPHGLAQLWGNHKNRMNMTYQKMSRALRHYYKLNIIKREPGQKLLFRFLKTPGEIIQEKSSRLEQLENEEHEELKEELLEVSVQDTMEGCMCSAVHGDLCSAGKCQHLLLPAQKAAEGVLDSKSCLEPKL; translated from the exons ATGCAG GGTGAAGTGATGCTCGGCTCTTCCAGCACAGTGGCTGCAGCTTTGATTCCACCCCGGGGCAGACACACACGCAACGATGAGGGGCAGGGCCTGGCATTGCCTGGCAGGCTGA GTGATGTGTTGTATGAATTACTCCGGTACATTAAGACGCAAAGAAGAGCTCTGATGTGCAGCCCTTTGCTGAATTCACCCTTCCAAGAGGCCAAGGGCACAGGGGAAG GGCTCTGGAAGATGTCCTGGGACCCACCTGAGTGCAGCATGAGGTTTTCCCTTTTAGGGATGGACAGAGATTCAGAGGCTGCACCAGATGCTCCCTCACCCTGCCTGAAGCACACTGAGCCATCCCCATCCCGCAGCCTCCACGAGCCCCTGAACCTCTCCCACCCCAGCACTGagggcagctgcaggacagGATCCATCTATTCTTTTCCTACAGCCCCATTGGCAGCAGTGGATGGGAAAATCACAG actgcaggctgctgtgggaTTACATCTACCAGCTCCTGTCCGACAGCCGCTATGAGCCCTACATCAAGTGGGAGGACAAGGAGGCCAAGCTATTCCGCATCGTTAACCCCCATGGACTCGCCCAGCTCTGGGGGAACCACAAG aACCGGATGAACATGACATATCAGAAGATGTCCCGAGCACTCAGACATTACTACAAGCTTAACATCATCAAAAGGGAGCCGGGACAGAAGCTGCTGTTCAG ATTTCTGAAGACACCCGGGGAGATCATCCAGGAGAAATCCAGCAGgttggagcagctggagaacGAAGAGCATGAGGAGCTcaaagaagagctgctggaggttTCAGTACAGGACACCATGGAAGGCTgcatgtgcagtgctgtgcatggggacttgtgctctgctgggaagtgccagcacctcctgctccctgcacagaaggcagcagagggggTCCTGGATTCCAAAAGCTGCCTTGAGCCAAAGCTGTGA
- the ETV7 gene encoding transcription factor ETV7 isoform X6, translated as MQGEVMLGSSSTVAAALIPPRGRHTRNDEGQGLALPGRLSEWGDVLYELLRYIKTQRRALMCSPLLNSPFQEAKGTGEGLWKMSWDPPECSMRFSLLGMDRDSEAAPDAPSPCLKHTEPSPSRSLHEPLNLSHPSTEGSCRTGSIYSFPTAPLAAVDGKITDCRLLWDYIYQLLSDSRYEPYIKWEDKEAKLFRIVNPHGLAQLWGNHKNRMNMTYQKMSRALRHYYKLNIIKREPGQKLLFRFLKTPGEIIQEKSSRLEQLENEEHEELKEELLEVSVQDTMEGCMCSAVHGDLCSAGKCQHLLLPAQKAAEGVLDSKSCLEPKL; from the exons ATGCAG GGTGAAGTGATGCTCGGCTCTTCCAGCACAGTGGCTGCAGCTTTGATTCCACCCCGGGGCAGACACACACGCAACGATGAGGGGCAGGGCCTGGCATTGCCTGGCAGGCTGAGTGAGTGGG GTGATGTGTTGTATGAATTACTCCGGTACATTAAGACGCAAAGAAGAGCTCTGATGTGCAGCCCTTTGCTGAATTCACCCTTCCAAGAGGCCAAGGGCACAGGGGAAG GGCTCTGGAAGATGTCCTGGGACCCACCTGAGTGCAGCATGAGGTTTTCCCTTTTAGGGATGGACAGAGATTCAGAGGCTGCACCAGATGCTCCCTCACCCTGCCTGAAGCACACTGAGCCATCCCCATCCCGCAGCCTCCACGAGCCCCTGAACCTCTCCCACCCCAGCACTGagggcagctgcaggacagGATCCATCTATTCTTTTCCTACAGCCCCATTGGCAGCAGTGGATGGGAAAATCACAG actgcaggctgctgtgggaTTACATCTACCAGCTCCTGTCCGACAGCCGCTATGAGCCCTACATCAAGTGGGAGGACAAGGAGGCCAAGCTATTCCGCATCGTTAACCCCCATGGACTCGCCCAGCTCTGGGGGAACCACAAG aACCGGATGAACATGACATATCAGAAGATGTCCCGAGCACTCAGACATTACTACAAGCTTAACATCATCAAAAGGGAGCCGGGACAGAAGCTGCTGTTCAG ATTTCTGAAGACACCCGGGGAGATCATCCAGGAGAAATCCAGCAGgttggagcagctggagaacGAAGAGCATGAGGAGCTcaaagaagagctgctggaggttTCAGTACAGGACACCATGGAAGGCTgcatgtgcagtgctgtgcatggggacttgtgctctgctgggaagtgccagcacctcctgctccctgcacagaaggcagcagagggggTCCTGGATTCCAAAAGCTGCCTTGAGCCAAAGCTGTGA
- the ETV7 gene encoding transcription factor ETV7 isoform X2: MQGEVMLGSSSTVAAALIPPRGRHTRNDEGQGLALPGRLSEWGIQPFLWSKDDVIHWLRWAEREYSLQQTDESKFEMNGKALCILTKDDFRFRAPGSGDVLYELLRYIKTQRRALMCSPLLNSPFQEAKGTGEGLWKMSWDPPECSMRFSLLGMDRDSEAAPDAPSPCLKHTEPSPSRSLHEPLNLSHPSTEGSCRTGSIYSFPTAPLAAVDGKITDCRLLWDYIYQLLSDSRYEPYIKWEDKEAKLFRIVNPHGLAQLWGNHKNRMNMTYQKMSRALRHYYKLNIIKREPGQKLLFRFLKTPGEIIQEKSSRLEQLENEEHEELKEELLEVSVQDTMEGCMCSAVHGDLCSAGKCQHLLLPAQKAAEGVLDSKSCLEPKL; encoded by the exons ATGCAG GGTGAAGTGATGCTCGGCTCTTCCAGCACAGTGGCTGCAGCTTTGATTCCACCCCGGGGCAGACACACACGCAACGATGAGGGGCAGGGCCTGGCATTGCCTGGCAGGCTGAGTGAGTGGG GAATCCAGCCCTTTTTGTGGAGTAAGGACGATGTCATCCACTGGCTTAGATGGGCAGAGAGAGAATATTCCCTTCAGCAAACGGATGAAAGCAAGTTTGAAATGAATGGCAAAGCCCTTTGCATCCTCACCAAGGACGACTTCAGGTTCCGTGCTCCTGGCTCAG GTGATGTGTTGTATGAATTACTCCGGTACATTAAGACGCAAAGAAGAGCTCTGATGTGCAGCCCTTTGCTGAATTCACCCTTCCAAGAGGCCAAGGGCACAGGGGAAG GGCTCTGGAAGATGTCCTGGGACCCACCTGAGTGCAGCATGAGGTTTTCCCTTTTAGGGATGGACAGAGATTCAGAGGCTGCACCAGATGCTCCCTCACCCTGCCTGAAGCACACTGAGCCATCCCCATCCCGCAGCCTCCACGAGCCCCTGAACCTCTCCCACCCCAGCACTGagggcagctgcaggacagGATCCATCTATTCTTTTCCTACAGCCCCATTGGCAGCAGTGGATGGGAAAATCACAG actgcaggctgctgtgggaTTACATCTACCAGCTCCTGTCCGACAGCCGCTATGAGCCCTACATCAAGTGGGAGGACAAGGAGGCCAAGCTATTCCGCATCGTTAACCCCCATGGACTCGCCCAGCTCTGGGGGAACCACAAG aACCGGATGAACATGACATATCAGAAGATGTCCCGAGCACTCAGACATTACTACAAGCTTAACATCATCAAAAGGGAGCCGGGACAGAAGCTGCTGTTCAG ATTTCTGAAGACACCCGGGGAGATCATCCAGGAGAAATCCAGCAGgttggagcagctggagaacGAAGAGCATGAGGAGCTcaaagaagagctgctggaggttTCAGTACAGGACACCATGGAAGGCTgcatgtgcagtgctgtgcatggggacttgtgctctgctgggaagtgccagcacctcctgctccctgcacagaaggcagcagagggggTCCTGGATTCCAAAAGCTGCCTTGAGCCAAAGCTGTGA
- the ETV7 gene encoding transcription factor ETV7 isoform X5 — protein MQGEVMLGSSSTVAAALIPPRGRHTRNDEGQGLALPGRLSEWGIQPFLWSKDDVIHWLRWAEREYSLQQTDESKFEMNGKALCILTKDDFRFRAPGSGDVLYELLRYIKTQRRALMCSPLLNSPFQEAKGTGEGMDRDSEAAPDAPSPCLKHTEPSPSRSLHEPLNLSHPSTEGSCRTGSIYSFPTAPLAAVDGKITDCRLLWDYIYQLLSDSRYEPYIKWEDKEAKLFRIVNPHGLAQLWGNHKNRMNMTYQKMSRALRHYYKLNIIKREPGQKLLFRFLKTPGEIIQEKSSRLEQLENEEHEELKEELLEVSVQDTMEGCMCSAVHGDLCSAGKCQHLLLPAQKAAEGVLDSKSCLEPKL, from the exons ATGCAG GGTGAAGTGATGCTCGGCTCTTCCAGCACAGTGGCTGCAGCTTTGATTCCACCCCGGGGCAGACACACACGCAACGATGAGGGGCAGGGCCTGGCATTGCCTGGCAGGCTGAGTGAGTGGG GAATCCAGCCCTTTTTGTGGAGTAAGGACGATGTCATCCACTGGCTTAGATGGGCAGAGAGAGAATATTCCCTTCAGCAAACGGATGAAAGCAAGTTTGAAATGAATGGCAAAGCCCTTTGCATCCTCACCAAGGACGACTTCAGGTTCCGTGCTCCTGGCTCAG GTGATGTGTTGTATGAATTACTCCGGTACATTAAGACGCAAAGAAGAGCTCTGATGTGCAGCCCTTTGCTGAATTCACCCTTCCAAGAGGCCAAGGGCACAGGGGAAG GGATGGACAGAGATTCAGAGGCTGCACCAGATGCTCCCTCACCCTGCCTGAAGCACACTGAGCCATCCCCATCCCGCAGCCTCCACGAGCCCCTGAACCTCTCCCACCCCAGCACTGagggcagctgcaggacagGATCCATCTATTCTTTTCCTACAGCCCCATTGGCAGCAGTGGATGGGAAAATCACAG actgcaggctgctgtgggaTTACATCTACCAGCTCCTGTCCGACAGCCGCTATGAGCCCTACATCAAGTGGGAGGACAAGGAGGCCAAGCTATTCCGCATCGTTAACCCCCATGGACTCGCCCAGCTCTGGGGGAACCACAAG aACCGGATGAACATGACATATCAGAAGATGTCCCGAGCACTCAGACATTACTACAAGCTTAACATCATCAAAAGGGAGCCGGGACAGAAGCTGCTGTTCAG ATTTCTGAAGACACCCGGGGAGATCATCCAGGAGAAATCCAGCAGgttggagcagctggagaacGAAGAGCATGAGGAGCTcaaagaagagctgctggaggttTCAGTACAGGACACCATGGAAGGCTgcatgtgcagtgctgtgcatggggacttgtgctctgctgggaagtgccagcacctcctgctccctgcacagaaggcagcagagggggTCCTGGATTCCAAAAGCTGCCTTGAGCCAAAGCTGTGA
- the ETV7 gene encoding transcription factor ETV7 isoform X3, with amino-acid sequence MQGEVMLGSSSTVAAALIPPRGRHTRNDEGQGLALPGRLRIQPFLWSKDDVIHWLRWAEREYSLQQTDESKFEMNGKALCILTKDDFRFRAPGSGDVLYELLRYIKTQRRALMCSPLLNSPFQEAKGTGEGLWKMSWDPPECSMRFSLLGMDRDSEAAPDAPSPCLKHTEPSPSRSLHEPLNLSHPSTEGSCRTGSIYSFPTAPLAAVDGKITDCRLLWDYIYQLLSDSRYEPYIKWEDKEAKLFRIVNPHGLAQLWGNHKNRMNMTYQKMSRALRHYYKLNIIKREPGQKLLFRFLKTPGEIIQEKSSRLEQLENEEHEELKEELLEVSVQDTMEGCMCSAVHGDLCSAGKCQHLLLPAQKAAEGVLDSKSCLEPKL; translated from the exons ATGCAG GGTGAAGTGATGCTCGGCTCTTCCAGCACAGTGGCTGCAGCTTTGATTCCACCCCGGGGCAGACACACACGCAACGATGAGGGGCAGGGCCTGGCATTGCCTGGCAGGCTGA GAATCCAGCCCTTTTTGTGGAGTAAGGACGATGTCATCCACTGGCTTAGATGGGCAGAGAGAGAATATTCCCTTCAGCAAACGGATGAAAGCAAGTTTGAAATGAATGGCAAAGCCCTTTGCATCCTCACCAAGGACGACTTCAGGTTCCGTGCTCCTGGCTCAG GTGATGTGTTGTATGAATTACTCCGGTACATTAAGACGCAAAGAAGAGCTCTGATGTGCAGCCCTTTGCTGAATTCACCCTTCCAAGAGGCCAAGGGCACAGGGGAAG GGCTCTGGAAGATGTCCTGGGACCCACCTGAGTGCAGCATGAGGTTTTCCCTTTTAGGGATGGACAGAGATTCAGAGGCTGCACCAGATGCTCCCTCACCCTGCCTGAAGCACACTGAGCCATCCCCATCCCGCAGCCTCCACGAGCCCCTGAACCTCTCCCACCCCAGCACTGagggcagctgcaggacagGATCCATCTATTCTTTTCCTACAGCCCCATTGGCAGCAGTGGATGGGAAAATCACAG actgcaggctgctgtgggaTTACATCTACCAGCTCCTGTCCGACAGCCGCTATGAGCCCTACATCAAGTGGGAGGACAAGGAGGCCAAGCTATTCCGCATCGTTAACCCCCATGGACTCGCCCAGCTCTGGGGGAACCACAAG aACCGGATGAACATGACATATCAGAAGATGTCCCGAGCACTCAGACATTACTACAAGCTTAACATCATCAAAAGGGAGCCGGGACAGAAGCTGCTGTTCAG ATTTCTGAAGACACCCGGGGAGATCATCCAGGAGAAATCCAGCAGgttggagcagctggagaacGAAGAGCATGAGGAGCTcaaagaagagctgctggaggttTCAGTACAGGACACCATGGAAGGCTgcatgtgcagtgctgtgcatggggacttgtgctctgctgggaagtgccagcacctcctgctccctgcacagaaggcagcagagggggTCCTGGATTCCAAAAGCTGCCTTGAGCCAAAGCTGTGA
- the ETV7 gene encoding transcription factor ETV7 isoform X4, with protein sequence MLGSSSTVAAALIPPRGRHTRNDEGQGLALPGRLSEWGIQPFLWSKDDVIHWLRWAEREYSLQQTDESKFEMNGKALCILTKDDFRFRAPGSGDVLYELLRYIKTQRRALMCSPLLNSPFQEAKGTGEGLWKMSWDPPECSMRFSLLGMDRDSEAAPDAPSPCLKHTEPSPSRSLHEPLNLSHPSTEGSCRTGSIYSFPTAPLAAVDGKITDCRLLWDYIYQLLSDSRYEPYIKWEDKEAKLFRIVNPHGLAQLWGNHKNRMNMTYQKMSRALRHYYKLNIIKREPGQKLLFRFLKTPGEIIQEKSSRLEQLENEEHEELKEELLEVSVQDTMEGCMCSAVHGDLCSAGKCQHLLLPAQKAAEGVLDSKSCLEPKL encoded by the exons ATGCTCGGCTCTTCCAGCACAGTGGCTGCAGCTTTGATTCCACCCCGGGGCAGACACACACGCAACGATGAGGGGCAGGGCCTGGCATTGCCTGGCAGGCTGAGTGAGTGGG GAATCCAGCCCTTTTTGTGGAGTAAGGACGATGTCATCCACTGGCTTAGATGGGCAGAGAGAGAATATTCCCTTCAGCAAACGGATGAAAGCAAGTTTGAAATGAATGGCAAAGCCCTTTGCATCCTCACCAAGGACGACTTCAGGTTCCGTGCTCCTGGCTCAG GTGATGTGTTGTATGAATTACTCCGGTACATTAAGACGCAAAGAAGAGCTCTGATGTGCAGCCCTTTGCTGAATTCACCCTTCCAAGAGGCCAAGGGCACAGGGGAAG GGCTCTGGAAGATGTCCTGGGACCCACCTGAGTGCAGCATGAGGTTTTCCCTTTTAGGGATGGACAGAGATTCAGAGGCTGCACCAGATGCTCCCTCACCCTGCCTGAAGCACACTGAGCCATCCCCATCCCGCAGCCTCCACGAGCCCCTGAACCTCTCCCACCCCAGCACTGagggcagctgcaggacagGATCCATCTATTCTTTTCCTACAGCCCCATTGGCAGCAGTGGATGGGAAAATCACAG actgcaggctgctgtgggaTTACATCTACCAGCTCCTGTCCGACAGCCGCTATGAGCCCTACATCAAGTGGGAGGACAAGGAGGCCAAGCTATTCCGCATCGTTAACCCCCATGGACTCGCCCAGCTCTGGGGGAACCACAAG aACCGGATGAACATGACATATCAGAAGATGTCCCGAGCACTCAGACATTACTACAAGCTTAACATCATCAAAAGGGAGCCGGGACAGAAGCTGCTGTTCAG ATTTCTGAAGACACCCGGGGAGATCATCCAGGAGAAATCCAGCAGgttggagcagctggagaacGAAGAGCATGAGGAGCTcaaagaagagctgctggaggttTCAGTACAGGACACCATGGAAGGCTgcatgtgcagtgctgtgcatggggacttgtgctctgctgggaagtgccagcacctcctgctccctgcacagaaggcagcagagggggTCCTGGATTCCAAAAGCTGCCTTGAGCCAAAGCTGTGA